The genomic window AAAAAAAGGTTATGAGGTTACTATATTTGAAGCTTTTCATACAGCAGGCGGGGTGTTGATGTATGGAATTCCTGAGTTTAGATTACCTAAGAAAATTGTACAAAAAGAAATTGAAAATCTTAAAGCAATAGGTGTAAAAGTAGAAACCAATATGGTAATTGGAAAAGTATTTTCTATTGAAGAATTATTTGAACAAGGGTTTGATGCAGTATTTATTGGTTCAGGGGCTGGACTTCCAAGCTTTATGAAAATACCTGGAGAAAATTTAAATGGAGTTTATACAGCAAATGAATTTTTAACTAGAATTAATTTAATGAAAGCATATAAATTTCCGGAAACAGATACTCCTATTAAAGTAGGAAAAAAAGTAGCAGTCATTGGTGGTGGGAATGTAGCAATGGATGCTGCTAGAAGTGCAAAAAGATTAGGAGCAGAAGAGGTATTTATTATCTATCGCCGTTCAGAAGAAGAAATGCCCGCAAGATTGGAAGAAGTTCACCATGCAAAAGAAGAAGGAATTATATTTAAAATACTTCATAATCCAACTCAAATTTTGGGAGAAAATGGATGGGTAAAAGCTATAGAATGTGTAAAGATGGAGCTGGGAGAACCAGATGCTTCTGGAAGAAGAAGACCTATTCCCATTAAAGGGTCTGAAGAATCTTTAGAAATAGACACTGTCATTATAGCAATAGGGCAATCTCCAAACCCATTAATTAAGTCAACTACAAAGAATTTAAAAACTCATGATTGGGGTGGAATTATTATAGATGAGCAAACAGGAGCTACTAGTATTCCAGGAGTATATGCAGGTGGTGATGCAGTAACAGGTGCTGCAACTGTTATTCTTGCTATGGGAGCAGGAAAGACTGCTGCTAAATCTATTGATGAATATCTAATAAGATAATTTAAAATTTTACCATCCTTATTTTTAGGATGGTTTTTTAATGAAGGCTTATTGGGTATATATAATATAGTATAGAAAGATAAAATCTTTGTATATATTTATTTTATTAAAAGGGAGTGTTATGAAGTGAAAATTGTACTTTTAGAGCCTTTGGCAATTCATCAAAAGAAATTAAAAGAATTGTCTTCTAAATTAATTGCTATGGGTCATGAGTTTGTAGCTTATGATACTGTAGAAACGGACGAGAATCTTTTGAAAGAAAGAGTCAAAGAAGCAGATATTTTGATTATTGCAAATCATCCTTTAAGTGGAGAAGTAATACGATATGCTCAGAATTTAAAATACATTTCCATTGCCTTTACAGGATATGATCATGTCGATTTAGAAGCATGCGAGGAAAAAAATATTCATGTTTCTAATGCTCAAGGTTATGCTACGGAGGCGGTAGCAGAACTTACCATTGCTATGATTATTTCTTTACTTCGAAATGTAATTGTTTGCAATGAAGTAGTGAGAAAAGGTGGAACGAAAGAAGGTTTTGTAGGGAAGGAGTTATTTGGGAAAACCGTTGGTATTATAGGTACCGGTGCGATCGGTCTTAGAACTGCACAACTGTTAAAAGTATTTGGATGTAAGCTTTTAGGTTTTAGTCGTTCTGAATCTTTAAGGGCAAAGGAGTTAGGAATTGAATATGTAGGTTTAGAAGAACTTTTATCTAATAGTGATATTGTATCTCTTCATTTGCCACTAAATAAAAAAACGCAAGGACTTTTATCAAAAGAAAAAATTGCTTTAATGAAAAAAGATGCTTTGCTTATTAATACAGCAAGGGGAGCAATTGTCGATAATCAAGCTTTAGCAGAGGCTTTAAATAAAGGACAAATTGCTGGAGCAGGAATAGATGTTTTTGAAACTGAACCTCCATTTTCTGATCATCCATTATTTCATGCCCCAAATACTCTTTTAACTCCTCATGTAGCCTTTGCAACAGAAGAGTCTATGATAAAAAGAGCAAATATTGTATTTGATAATGTGTATTCATGGATACAAGGAGAACAAAAAAATAAAGTAATTTAATATTTAATAAAATGAGGGCTGCCTAAGCAGTCCCTCCATAATTTATTTTATAGAAACTATTTATTGCTTAATCCTCTTTCATATTCTTCAATCATTTTTTTTACCATATTTCCACCAACATAACCATTTTGTCGGGATGTTAAGTTCCCTTTATCTAGTTGGTCATAGTTAGCAATTCCAAGTTCGTTGGCTACTTCTACTTTAAAATTGTCTAGAGCTTTTCTAGCTTCAGGAACTACAACTCTATTATTTCTATTGGCCATTTGTTTTCACCTCCTAATTGGTTTTGCAAATATAGTTTATGTAATTTTAATAAGAATACACTTTAAAAATAATGGTTTTTTTGGAAAGAAATGAGATGATTTTATTATTTTTAAATTTTTAAAAATAAAATCAAGTGATAGTATCTATAATAAATTTAATAATTAGAAAGGAAAAGGCTTTGGTATTCTAGAAATTTATCAATATAAAAAATAAATTTATAGTATAATAAAATAAAAAATTAGAGAGGTGTAAAAATGTTACATGCTTTTTCAAGAACGGAAATGTTGATTGGAACAGAAAATTTAAATAAATTAAAAAAGAGTAGAGTAGCAGTGTTTGGAATTGGAGGAGTAGGTACTTTTGTGGTAGAAGGACTTATACGCTCAGCAGTAGGATCCTTTGTATTAGTAGATAATGATGATATTTGTGTTACCAATATTAATAGGCAAATCCATGCAACAACAAAAACCATTGGAAAATCTAAGGTGGAAGTAATGAAACAACGGATCTTAGAAATTAATCCAGAAGCACAAGTAGAGATATTTCATGAATTATATAATAAAGATAGTGCTGAGAAGATATTATCTAAACAGTATTCCTATGTAGTAGATGCTATTGATACGGTATCAGCGAAATTGGACTTAGTGGAAAGATGTTATAAAATGGGGATTCCAATTATTTCTAGTATGGGAGCTGGAAATAAATTAAATCCTACGATGTTAGAAGTAGCAGATATTTATGAAACTTCAGTATGTCCTTTAGCTAGAGTTATACGCACAGAACTTCGAAAAAGAAAGATTCCTAAATTAAAGGTGGTATATTCAAAAGAAAAACCTCTCATACCTTTAAAAATAGATGAAAAGCACAATATTAATTGTACTTGCTTTAATAAAGATAAAAACTGTATGGATAAAAGACAAATTCCAGGAAGTGTTTCTTTTGTTCCTTCTGTTGCAGGATTAATTATTGCCTCAGAAGTGGTAAAAGACTTGATCAAGAAATAATTTTTATTACATAAAAAGGAGTGATACAATGCAAAACTTTATTTTTCAAAGCCCAACAAAATTTATATTTGGAAAAGAAACAGAGTACAAAGTAGGAAAGGAAGTCAAAAGATATACCAATAAAGTTTTATTCCATTATGGGGGAGGAAGTATTAAAAAAAGTGGTTTATACGATAGAGTAGTAAAATCTCTTCAGGAAGAAGGCATTGAATTTGTTGAACTTTCAGGGGTACAGCCTAATCCAAGATTAAGTATGGTAAGAAAAGGAATACAGATTTGCAAAAAGGAAGAGATTTTTTTTATTTTAGCTGTTGGGGGCGGTAGTGTCATTGATTCAGCGAAGGCAATTGCAGCAGGCATGTGTTATGCAGGAGATGTTTGGGATTTGTTTGAAGGAAAAGCAAAGCTCTCACAAGCTTTGCCTATAGGAGTTATTCTAACATTGCCTGCTACAGGAAGTGAGGCAAGTAATTCTACAGTTATTACCAATGAAGAAGGATGGTATAAAAAAGGATATCATAGTGATTTGATAAGACCTAAATTTGCTATTATGAATCCTGAGTTGACCTTTACTTTACCTTCTTACCAAACAGCATCTGGAGTATCTGATATCATGGCTCATGTAATGGAACGATATTTTACCAACGAACCGAATGTTGATTTTACTGATCGACTTTGTGAGGCAACGTTGAAATGTATGATAAAAAATCTTCCCATTGCTTTAAAAAACCCAAAAGATTATGCTGCTCGTGCTGAAATCATGTGGGCAGGTACCATAGCTCATAATGGTTTGCTAGGAACTGGTAGAGTTGAAGATTGGGCCTCTCATAAAATAGAACACGAATTGAGCGCTATTTATGATGTGACTCATGGGGCGGGATTAGCAGTAATATTTCCAGCTTGGATGAAATATGTGTATAAAAATAATATAGGAAAATTTGCTCAATTTGCAGTACGAGTTTGGGATATAGAACCTGATTTTGATGATTTAGAAGGTACTATTCTAAAAGCTATTCAAAAAACCAAAAACTTTTTTCAACAATGTGGGTGTCCAACAACATTGAAAGAATTAAATATTCCAGAGGATAGATTAGAAGAAATGTCTGAAAAATGTACTCAAAAAGGTCCCATAGGGGGATTGGTAAAATTATATAAAGAAGATGTACTCAATATTTATCATTTAGCTCAATAAGCCATGTTTACAAAATAGTGTTTTGATAGGATACTTCTAAAGTAGGCAGTCTAATGAATTAAAAATTAGATTATCTACTTGGAGGTATTTTTTATGGGAAAAAACCGAAATATAGGAAAGAATAATTTTTTATAGTGGTATATTTATTTAATAAAATGTACAAACTAAGAATCCTAATTTTAAACATAAAATATTGTAAAGAAGTTAAAAAAATTGTAACAAAAGTTTGTATAATTTATCTAAAGGTGGTAAAATAAGGTTATGATAAAAAGTAACTTCCGTTTTTACTAGATAAAGATATCCAGGAGAGGGGATGGAGATGAAAAAACAGATTCAAAAAACAAAAGAGTATTTAAAAGGATTAGATAATTGGAAAAAAACGATTGCAATTTTTTCAATTATTGTAATTATTACTATTATTGGATTTAGAACATATCAAAATAGCTTTTCCTATCAAGTAACACTTAATGGGAAAAATCTAGGGATAGTAAGAGAAGTACATATTGCAGAGAACGCATTAGAAGCAGTTAAAAAAGAAATAGCAAAGGAATATGGGAAAGAGGCTCATTTTAAAAGTAGTTTAACTTTTAAAAAAGTGCGAGTGCCTCAGGAAAAACTTTTTGATCAAGAAAAAGTAGAAGAGGGCATTTTTCAAAATATAGAAGTTTATAAACCTGCTGCTGTTATTGTTGTAAACGGCAAAGACCAAATTTCCCTAAACTCTATCAAAGAAGCTGAAGAAATATTAGATAAAATGAAAGAGCCATATAAAATAAAACAAGAAAAAAATAGTAATACAAAGCTAGTAGCGATTAGCTTCCAACAAGAGGTAGAAGTTGTATCCAAAGATGTTTTAGTAGAAAATATATTATCAAAGGAACAAGGAATGAAAAAGCTTTCTCAAAACAGTCAACAAACTAAAAATTACCAAGTAGCGCAAGGAGATTCAGCTTGGGATATTTCCCGTTCTTTTCATATGGGAATTCGCACTTTAGAAGAAGCAAATCCTGGAAAAGATATAGAACAATTAAAACCAGGAGAAACGATTCACTTATCTATTGAAAAACCTCTTTTAGATGTTGTTACTATAATAGAAAAAATAGATAAAAAAGAGTTGGATTTCAAAGTAAAAGAAAAAGAAGATTCTTCTTTGTATATAGGGGAAAGTAAAGTAGAGCAAGAGGGAAAAAAGGGAGAAAAAGAAATTACTAAAAAAGTTGTTTTAGTAAATGGAACGCCTAAAAAAGAGGAAATTCTTCAAGAAGTTATTACCATAGATCCACAAGATAAAATTATAAAAAAGGGGATAAAACAACGTTCGATTGTGAGACAATCTACCCCAATGAGACAATCTACCCCAACAAGAATGTCAAGATCGGCGACAACTTCAAGAAATTCTATACCTACATATAATGGTAGTGTAGGTTCTTCTATTGTAGCTACTGCTAAACAATATATTGGGGTACCTTATCAATCTGGAGGAGCATCTCCTTCTGGATTTGATTGCTCAGGATTCACAAAATATGTTTATGGGCAATATGGAATTTCTTTACCTCGTACTAGTAGTGGACAAGCGAGTGCAGGTGGATATGTATCTTATAGCAATCTAAAACCAGGAGATCTTGTAGTATTTTCTGGACATGTAGGAATTTATATAGGAGGAAATAGTTTCATCCATTCTCCAAGTCCTGGAAAAAGTATAAGGATTGATTCTTTAAATAACTCTTATTGGGCTCCAAGGTTTATATGTGGAAGAAGAGTATATTAATTATAAGAAATGCCTCATGTTTTAATTTAGAGGCATTTTTGTAGTTAAGAATAAACCAAAGCGAAAATTAAAATGCAATATTTTATTAGATGTGATATACTACTTTTAATATTATTACGTAGGAAGGCTTATTTTTATAATGTAATTTTGTTTCTTCTATTATGGTAAATGAAGATATTCTTCAATTTAAAGAAGAGGACTATTTGGAAGATGTTCAAGAAGAAATCTTAAATGAAAATCATACAAATTATCCGATTGTAAATCAAAAAGGCATCTATTTAGGCATGATGAATAAAAAACATTTGCTTTATCCAAATAAGAAAAAAGTAATATTAGTAGATCATAATGAATATTCTCAAAGTGCAAAAGATCTTGATCAAGCGGAGATTTTAGAAATTATTGATTATTATAAAATAGGAGATATTTCTATTACTTTACCCATTTATTTTCGAAATATGCCAGTAGGAAGTATTTGTATTATTATTTATAATATGTTATAATATGTTATAATATGTACAAAAAAATGAGGTAGAGATAAATTAAATTTTACATTAAATATTGAGAAGTATGCAATTGAAATGTTTAAAGAAAGAACTTCTATAGAAGGACAGAGTGTAGAAGAAATTTTTAACAAGGATTATAAATGCTTTGAAATAGAGGGACAAACTATTGGAGTAGTACAAGTTTTTACTATGGATATTGAACAAGTGTTTGCTAGAAAAGAGAAATTTTTAGAATATATGAAAATGACACATGATAATAAGAATCATTTTTTGACTTTATTGTTAATTACTGATATCCTAAAAAAAGGTTCTTATCTCTTATATCAATACAATCTTTTAAACTTTGTTTCAATGGTTTTTGGAGTAGACAATCAACAAGGAGTATTTATAAAGGGTATAGTATCTAGAAAAAAATAAGTAATACCTCAATTAGTACAACAAATCAATCTGTTAAAATAATTTATTTATATAGAAATTGAAAATATGAAATTAAGGGGGATTTTATATGAAAAAAGGGTATGTTCATGTTTATACTGGGAATGGAAAGGGAAAAACGACAGCAGCTTTGGGCCTTTCTCTTCGGGCTATTTGTGCAGGGAAAAAAGTTTTTTTTGGACAATTTGTAAAAGGGATGGATTATAGTGAATTAAAGGCAGTAGAGTATCTTCCCCATTTTACAATTCAACAATTTGGAAGAGATTGTTTTATCTTTCATGATCCTACAGAGAAGGATATAGAGATTGCAAAAGATGCATTGAAGAAAATGGGAGAAATTTTAGCCAAAGGGGAATATGATTTAGTAGTAATGGATGAAGTGAATATTGCTTTATACTATCATCTTTTTAGTGTAGAAGATGTATTAAAGATCATTGATGGACGTGCTGAGCATGTAGAGGTGGTATGTACTGGTCGAAATGCTCCTCAAGAATTAATCGATAGAGCCGACTTAGTAACTGAAATGAAAGAAATTAAGCATTATTATACTCAAGGGGTTCAAGCAAGAGAAGGAATCGAGAAATAAAATAGTAAATAAGTACCTCTATGGAACCAGAAAATCCAATAAAACATATAATGTAGGAAGTACTGGAGACAGAGGTGAGAAAATAGATATGAATAATATGAATATGGAAAGAATGATGCAATATCATCAAAATTTATATAATCTTCATAATTGTTTAGTATACCAATATTATCAATTGGCTCAAATTCAACTACAGATTGCTTATACAAACCAAGAAATGTATTTGCACATGATGAATCAAACCAATGATAAAACGCAGTAAATAAATTTATATTTTATTGAATTTTTTAATACCCTGCTAGAAAGTCAAAATCAAGCAGGGTATTTTTAAGATTAGGGAATTTTTATAAAAGTAGGTTTTTGCTTTTCAAAAGTAGTAATATATCGAAATCCAAGATTTTTTAGCATTTCACAGATTTGCATGAAACCATAACCCAGATGTTCTGGATAGTGAGAATCTGATCCTAAGGTAATGATTTCTCCTCCTAGTGATCTATATAATTTTAATATTTGCTTAGAAGGAAGTGATTCATTACAAGGAGAATGCAATCCCGAAGTGTTGATTTCTATTCCTTTTCCTCGATGAATTAACTCTTTAAAAAGTTCTTCTAAAATATCAAAAAATAGTTCTGCTTTCTGAGGTGGAGTATGATTAGAATATCTTTTTGGCAAATCTAAATGACCTATTACATTAAATTCTTCAAAATGCTTTCCACAAAAATAAAGCTCTTCATAGTATTTTCTATAGCTTTCTATAGGGGATTGATTGCTAAAGAAATCTCCAACGTGTAAATCTCTTTGATTGCAAGTGTGCATAGAAGCAATAATAAAATCAAAATCATAATTGGATACAAAATTTTTTAAGTTTTTAAGAATATGAGGTTGGACGCCTAATTCAATTCCTTTTTTTATTCTAATTTCAGAAGCATATTTTTCTTTGAGGCGATCCAGTTCTTTATTATAACTTTCTATATCAAGATCAAAGACTATAGTGTTGTCCTTATAATCTTGATCATAATGATCGGTAAAAGTTATTTCTTTTAATCCTGTATCAATAGCGTTTTTTACCATATCTTCCATTTCAATAGAACAATCGGTAGAAAAATTACTATGTACATGATAATCATAATACATGGAAAGTCCCCCTAATAAAAGATTTATAATTATTGTAGTAAATAATTTAAAAGGGGTCAATAAAGAAGAAAAGAAAAAATTAATTTCCAAATTTTCCTTGACAAGAAACAGGAATAAGAGTAAAATTTATTTATCAATTTATCGTATTAAAGCAATAAAATGATAAATAAATAAAGCGAGGGAGTTTTAATGAATGTTAAAAAATTTATGCCTAATGGAGTAGAAGATGTTCATTTTAATGAATTTCAGCAAAAAGAAGATATGATTCAAAAAATTCAAAAGTTATTTAAAAGTTTTGGATATCGACAGATTTTAACTCCTACTTTTGAATATTATGATTTATTTTATGGAATACAGGGAACAGTGGATCTAGACAATATGATTAAAATTATTGATGAAAATGGTAAGATCTTGGTATTGAGACCAGATGTGACAACTCCTATTGCAAGAATGGTAGCTACCAATTATCATTCTTATACTGGATATTTAAAGTTTTCTTATGTTACTAATATATTTCGTATGAATCATGGGAGAGCAGATATAAAAAAAGAATTTACTCAGGCAGGAGTAGAGTATTTAGGAAATAATAAGGTAGAAGCAGACGGGGAAATTATTGCTTTAGCTATTAAGAGTTTATTGAGCTGTGGAGTGAAAAATTTTAAATTGGATGTTGGGCAAATAAATTTTTTTAAAGGACTTTTAAAAGAATTCTCTCTTGCACCTTTTGAGGAAAAAAATATTCGAAATTTGATAGAGAGAAAAAATTTACCAGAATTGAAAAAAGTACTGGAGAAAATTAAAGGAAAACAAAAATTGAAAGACGCTATATTGTCCATTCCTTATCTTTACGGTTGCCCAAAAGAAGTTTTAAAAAGTGCTGAAAAATATATTTTTAATGAACAAATGGAAGAGGCTTTAAAAAACATATCCGAAATTTGCTATGTTTTAACAGATTATGGATACAAAAACTATATTGATTTAGATTTAGGATTGGTAAATCGTCTAGATTATTATACTGGGATTGTTTTTCAAGGATATCTTTTAAATTATGGAAAAGAGATATTAAGTGGAGGGAGATATGATCACTTAACCCAACAATACGGATATGAAAGACCTGCAACGGGTTTTGGATTAAATATAGATGAGCTTTTAAAAGCCATTCATAAAGATGAAAGTGTCCCTAATTACAAATGCTGCTCTGATTATCTCATTATATATCCATCAGAATATAGAAAAAGGGGACTTTATTTGGCTGATCGGTTAAGAGAAAAGAGATTTATAGTGGAAACAGATGTTTATACACAAAAGATTTTATCTATGATAGAAGATATTCAATATAAAAATATAAAGAAAATTATTCAAATAAAAGAGGATAATGAAATAGAGATTTATTCTTTAAATACAAAAAAAATGGAAAAAACAACCATAGAAAAGTTGTTGAATTAATAAAAAGGTTAGGAGGAAAAAATGGAATATCTAAGTGTTGCTTTGTCAAA from Garciella nitratireducens DSM 15102 includes these protein-coding regions:
- the gltA gene encoding NADPH-dependent glutamate synthase, with translation MSNTALKKVEITERDPKVRNKDFKEVVLGYTEEEAKQEAKRCLQCKHRPCVQGCPVNVKIPDFIKLVSEGDFEGAYEKIKETNSLPAVCGRVCPQESQCESRCVRGIKGESVGIGRLERFVADWHMKNVEEKPSEIKLNGKKVAIVGSGPAGLSCAGDLAKKGYEVTIFEAFHTAGGVLMYGIPEFRLPKKIVQKEIENLKAIGVKVETNMVIGKVFSIEELFEQGFDAVFIGSGAGLPSFMKIPGENLNGVYTANEFLTRINLMKAYKFPETDTPIKVGKKVAVIGGGNVAMDAARSAKRLGAEEVFIIYRRSEEEMPARLEEVHHAKEEGIIFKILHNPTQILGENGWVKAIECVKMELGEPDASGRRRPIPIKGSEESLEIDTVIIAIGQSPNPLIKSTTKNLKTHDWGGIIIDEQTGATSIPGVYAGGDAVTGAATVILAMGAGKTAAKSIDEYLIR
- a CDS encoding 2-hydroxyacid dehydrogenase, coding for MKIVLLEPLAIHQKKLKELSSKLIAMGHEFVAYDTVETDENLLKERVKEADILIIANHPLSGEVIRYAQNLKYISIAFTGYDHVDLEACEEKNIHVSNAQGYATEAVAELTIAMIISLLRNVIVCNEVVRKGGTKEGFVGKELFGKTVGIIGTGAIGLRTAQLLKVFGCKLLGFSRSESLRAKELGIEYVGLEELLSNSDIVSLHLPLNKKTQGLLSKEKIALMKKDALLINTARGAIVDNQALAEALNKGQIAGAGIDVFETEPPFSDHPLFHAPNTLLTPHVAFATEESMIKRANIVFDNVYSWIQGEQKNKVI
- a CDS encoding alpha/beta-type small acid-soluble spore protein; translated protein: MANRNNRVVVPEARKALDNFKVEVANELGIANYDQLDKGNLTSRQNGYVGGNMVKKMIEEYERGLSNK
- a CDS encoding tRNA threonylcarbamoyladenosine dehydratase — encoded protein: MLHAFSRTEMLIGTENLNKLKKSRVAVFGIGGVGTFVVEGLIRSAVGSFVLVDNDDICVTNINRQIHATTKTIGKSKVEVMKQRILEINPEAQVEIFHELYNKDSAEKILSKQYSYVVDAIDTVSAKLDLVERCYKMGIPIISSMGAGNKLNPTMLEVADIYETSVCPLARVIRTELRKRKIPKLKVVYSKEKPLIPLKIDEKHNINCTCFNKDKNCMDKRQIPGSVSFVPSVAGLIIASEVVKDLIKK
- a CDS encoding iron-containing alcohol dehydrogenase produces the protein MQNFIFQSPTKFIFGKETEYKVGKEVKRYTNKVLFHYGGGSIKKSGLYDRVVKSLQEEGIEFVELSGVQPNPRLSMVRKGIQICKKEEIFFILAVGGGSVIDSAKAIAAGMCYAGDVWDLFEGKAKLSQALPIGVILTLPATGSEASNSTVITNEEGWYKKGYHSDLIRPKFAIMNPELTFTLPSYQTASGVSDIMAHVMERYFTNEPNVDFTDRLCEATLKCMIKNLPIALKNPKDYAARAEIMWAGTIAHNGLLGTGRVEDWASHKIEHELSAIYDVTHGAGLAVIFPAWMKYVYKNNIGKFAQFAVRVWDIEPDFDDLEGTILKAIQKTKNFFQQCGCPTTLKELNIPEDRLEEMSEKCTQKGPIGGLVKLYKEDVLNIYHLAQ
- a CDS encoding NlpC/P60 family protein codes for the protein MKKQIQKTKEYLKGLDNWKKTIAIFSIIVIITIIGFRTYQNSFSYQVTLNGKNLGIVREVHIAENALEAVKKEIAKEYGKEAHFKSSLTFKKVRVPQEKLFDQEKVEEGIFQNIEVYKPAAVIVVNGKDQISLNSIKEAEEILDKMKEPYKIKQEKNSNTKLVAISFQQEVEVVSKDVLVENILSKEQGMKKLSQNSQQTKNYQVAQGDSAWDISRSFHMGIRTLEEANPGKDIEQLKPGETIHLSIEKPLLDVVTIIEKIDKKELDFKVKEKEDSSLYIGESKVEQEGKKGEKEITKKVVLVNGTPKKEEILQEVITIDPQDKIIKKGIKQRSIVRQSTPMRQSTPTRMSRSATTSRNSIPTYNGSVGSSIVATAKQYIGVPYQSGGASPSGFDCSGFTKYVYGQYGISLPRTSSGQASAGGYVSYSNLKPGDLVVFSGHVGIYIGGNSFIHSPSPGKSIRIDSLNNSYWAPRFICGRRVY
- a CDS encoding DHH family phosphoesterase, giving the protein MVNEDILQFKEEDYLEDVQEEILNENHTNYPIVNQKGIYLGMMNKKHLLYPNKKKVILVDHNEYSQSAKDLDQAEILEIIDYYKIGDISITLPIYFRNMPVGSICIIIYNML
- a CDS encoding DHHA2 domain-containing protein; protein product: MFKERTSIEGQSVEEIFNKDYKCFEIEGQTIGVVQVFTMDIEQVFARKEKFLEYMKMTHDNKNHFLTLLLITDILKKGSYLLYQYNLLNFVSMVFGVDNQQGVFIKGIVSRKK
- the cobO gene encoding cob(I)yrinic acid a,c-diamide adenosyltransferase; the protein is MKKGYVHVYTGNGKGKTTAALGLSLRAICAGKKVFFGQFVKGMDYSELKAVEYLPHFTIQQFGRDCFIFHDPTEKDIEIAKDALKKMGEILAKGEYDLVVMDEVNIALYYHLFSVEDVLKIIDGRAEHVEVVCTGRNAPQELIDRADLVTEMKEIKHYYTQGVQAREGIEK
- a CDS encoding histidinol-phosphatase HisJ family protein, which encodes MYYDYHVHSNFSTDCSIEMEDMVKNAIDTGLKEITFTDHYDQDYKDNTIVFDLDIESYNKELDRLKEKYASEIRIKKGIELGVQPHILKNLKNFVSNYDFDFIIASMHTCNQRDLHVGDFFSNQSPIESYRKYYEELYFCGKHFEEFNVIGHLDLPKRYSNHTPPQKAELFFDILEELFKELIHRGKGIEINTSGLHSPCNESLPSKQILKLYRSLGGEIITLGSDSHYPEHLGYGFMQICEMLKNLGFRYITTFEKQKPTFIKIP
- the hisZ gene encoding ATP phosphoribosyltransferase regulatory subunit, which codes for MNVKKFMPNGVEDVHFNEFQQKEDMIQKIQKLFKSFGYRQILTPTFEYYDLFYGIQGTVDLDNMIKIIDENGKILVLRPDVTTPIARMVATNYHSYTGYLKFSYVTNIFRMNHGRADIKKEFTQAGVEYLGNNKVEADGEIIALAIKSLLSCGVKNFKLDVGQINFFKGLLKEFSLAPFEEKNIRNLIERKNLPELKKVLEKIKGKQKLKDAILSIPYLYGCPKEVLKSAEKYIFNEQMEEALKNISEICYVLTDYGYKNYIDLDLGLVNRLDYYTGIVFQGYLLNYGKEILSGGRYDHLTQQYGYERPATGFGLNIDELLKAIHKDESVPNYKCCSDYLIIYPSEYRKRGLYLADRLREKRFIVETDVYTQKILSMIEDIQYKNIKKIIQIKEDNEIEIYSLNTKKMEKTTIEKLLN